Proteins from a single region of Bradyrhizobium diazoefficiens:
- a CDS encoding ShlB/FhaC/HecB family hemolysin secretion/activation protein, translating to MNSRGLYERSARRHTPLPLRAVRRGRSAAACASQLAVCGLLICAICAGPALAKSEAGTTKPAPAKPAETTPAKNAADPAKPAAPEAHFDIDEFRVEGADNLPQIEVEAAVYPFLGPNKSAQDVEKARAAVEKAYHDKGLQTVSVGVPQQDAQRGFIVLKVTENRVGRLRIKGSRYFDLKNIKDNAPSLKEGTLPNFQNVTKDIVALNRWSDRRITPALRAGVAPGTVDVDLNVEDTYPLHGSIELNNKQSPSTTPLRTSVSMHYDNLWQLGHSMTWTYQVAPMNPKDAMVISGSYLARTEIDWLSVLVYGLVSDSSVATVGGANVVGPGQVVGGRAVLTLPSRGDLFQTLSLGVDYKDFKQSLKLGSDAFDSPVTYVPLVGTYGATWQGEGRLTQLNATITAGLRGIGSSRDEFDAKRFDATASFITLHADISHTQDFAGGFQLYGKLQGQAADQPLVSSEQFSLGGQDTVRGYLESEVLGDYGVAGTLELRTPNLAQYLEQKLPNPIGDPIKYNAFDEWRFFAFVDGANARIHEPLTDQQSHFDLASYGVGMRMKTLRYLNSIVFVGVPLTSQQVTVANHPRFSFRVWGEF from the coding sequence GTGAATTCGCGTGGTCTGTATGAGAGGAGCGCGCGCCGCCACACGCCGCTTCCGTTGCGCGCCGTCCGGAGAGGCCGGTCAGCCGCTGCGTGCGCTTCGCAGCTCGCTGTTTGCGGTCTGCTGATCTGCGCGATATGCGCAGGGCCGGCGCTGGCGAAGTCCGAAGCGGGCACCACCAAGCCCGCGCCTGCGAAGCCCGCAGAAACCACGCCAGCCAAGAACGCTGCCGATCCCGCCAAGCCAGCTGCTCCGGAAGCTCACTTCGACATTGACGAGTTTCGCGTCGAGGGCGCGGACAATCTGCCGCAGATCGAAGTCGAGGCGGCGGTGTATCCGTTCCTCGGTCCGAACAAGAGCGCGCAGGACGTCGAAAAGGCGCGCGCCGCGGTTGAGAAGGCCTATCATGACAAGGGCCTCCAAACCGTGAGCGTGGGGGTCCCGCAGCAGGACGCGCAGCGCGGCTTCATCGTGCTCAAGGTCACCGAAAACCGGGTCGGACGCCTGCGCATTAAAGGGTCGCGCTATTTCGACCTCAAGAACATCAAGGACAATGCACCGTCACTGAAGGAAGGGACGCTGCCGAATTTCCAGAACGTAACGAAAGACATCGTCGCGCTCAATCGCTGGTCGGACCGGCGTATCACGCCGGCGCTGCGGGCAGGCGTCGCGCCCGGAACGGTCGATGTCGACCTCAACGTCGAGGATACTTATCCGCTGCATGGCAGTATCGAGCTCAACAACAAGCAGAGCCCGAGCACCACGCCGCTGCGGACCAGCGTTTCGATGCACTACGACAATCTCTGGCAACTCGGCCACTCCATGACCTGGACCTATCAGGTCGCTCCGATGAATCCCAAAGATGCGATGGTCATATCGGGCTCGTATCTGGCGCGCACCGAGATCGACTGGCTCAGTGTTCTCGTTTACGGCCTGGTCTCGGACAGTTCCGTCGCGACGGTCGGCGGAGCGAACGTCGTGGGCCCGGGCCAGGTCGTCGGCGGCCGCGCTGTCCTGACGCTGCCGTCAAGGGGCGATCTGTTCCAGACACTGTCGCTTGGCGTCGATTACAAGGATTTCAAGCAGTCGCTCAAGCTCGGCTCCGATGCCTTCGACTCGCCCGTAACCTATGTCCCGCTCGTCGGCACCTATGGCGCGACTTGGCAGGGCGAGGGACGCCTCACGCAGCTCAATGCCACGATCACCGCCGGCCTGCGCGGCATCGGCTCCAGCCGCGACGAGTTCGACGCCAAGCGTTTCGATGCCACCGCGAGCTTCATCACGTTGCACGCCGACATTTCGCACACCCAGGATTTCGCCGGAGGCTTCCAGCTCTACGGCAAGCTCCAGGGTCAGGCGGCAGATCAGCCGCTGGTGTCCAGCGAGCAGTTCAGCCTCGGCGGACAGGACACGGTCCGCGGCTATCTCGAGTCCGAGGTGCTCGGCGACTATGGCGTCGCCGGCACGCTCGAGTTGCGCACGCCCAATCTCGCGCAATACCTCGAGCAGAAGCTGCCGAATCCGATCGGCGATCCCATCAAGTACAACGCTTTCGACGAGTGGCGGTTCTTCGCCTTCGTGGACGGTGCCAATGCTAGGATTCATGAGCCGCTGACCGACCAGCAATCGCATTTCGACCTCGCGAGCTACGGTGTCGGCATGCGCATGAAGACGCTTCGTTACCTCAACAGCATCGTTTTCGTCGGAGTGCCGCTGACCAGCCAGCAGGTCACCGTCGCCAACCATCCACGGTTCAGCTTTCGGGTCTGGGGAGAATTCTAG
- a CDS encoding TonB C-terminal domain-containing protein → MDQRDDIEESEGPAWRRYLLLGGGALVVLALMVGGLMVLMNGDKYPPRKVNELQVTMIVPPPPPPPPPPPPPEQQPEQKMVEQTPVKQEMIEEKPVDIPKDAPPDAPDSPMDSPPSIEANTTGPGTLKGGKGGLIGGGSGGGGGSSKWGWYASIVQAQIEAALRANEKTRHATMRVRVRLWPDATGRINRVQLVSSTGNGELDAVIRDQVLGGMTLREPPPKEMPMPIVMQVTARTPG, encoded by the coding sequence ATGGACCAGCGCGACGATATCGAGGAAAGCGAAGGCCCGGCCTGGCGGCGCTATCTGCTGCTGGGCGGCGGCGCTCTCGTGGTGCTCGCGCTGATGGTCGGCGGCCTCATGGTGCTGATGAACGGCGACAAGTATCCACCGCGCAAGGTGAACGAGCTTCAGGTGACGATGATCGTTCCGCCGCCGCCGCCCCCGCCACCTCCGCCGCCGCCACCGGAGCAGCAGCCCGAGCAGAAGATGGTCGAGCAGACTCCGGTCAAGCAGGAGATGATCGAGGAGAAGCCGGTGGACATCCCGAAGGACGCACCGCCGGATGCACCCGACAGTCCGATGGACAGTCCGCCGTCGATCGAAGCCAACACGACTGGTCCCGGGACCCTGAAGGGTGGCAAGGGCGGCCTGATCGGAGGCGGGAGCGGAGGCGGCGGCGGGAGCAGCAAATGGGGCTGGTACGCGAGCATCGTGCAGGCGCAGATCGAAGCCGCGCTGCGTGCGAACGAAAAGACGCGCCACGCGACGATGCGGGTCAGGGTTCGGCTCTGGCCGGACGCGACCGGCCGGATCAACCGCGTGCAGCTGGTATCGTCGACCGGCAACGGCGAGCTCGACGCGGTGATCCGCGACCAGGTTCTCGGCGGCATGACTCTGCGCGAGCCGCCGCCGAAGGAAATGCCGATGCCGATCGTGATGCAGGTCACGGCGCGCACTCCGGGTTGA
- a CDS encoding RNA polymerase sigma factor yields the protein MTIDTISSLRSLLLAEYVEFDRRLTRRLGSPDLASEALNETYLRLAGMREIGPVRSPKAYLFRIALNIAADRRRAEKRRLTADEVDSLLEIPDDRPDAARVIEDRSDVELLKRAIAELPERRRRVLMLSRIEGLPNREIAALLGVTVRTVETDLKQAVEHCAERLKRPARDKFGFQRFASSHLQRYVDRGHPLLTGMGGKALDRDEAKPSGRSLRSVSP from the coding sequence ATGACCATCGATACCATCTCCAGCCTGCGGAGCTTGTTGCTCGCCGAGTACGTCGAATTCGATCGGCGGCTGACGCGCCGCCTCGGCTCGCCGGATCTTGCCTCCGAGGCGCTCAACGAGACCTATCTTCGCCTCGCGGGCATGCGGGAGATCGGCCCGGTGCGCAGCCCGAAAGCCTATCTGTTTCGTATCGCGCTCAACATTGCCGCCGATCGCCGTCGCGCGGAGAAGCGCCGCCTCACTGCCGACGAGGTCGACAGCCTCCTCGAGATTCCGGATGACCGCCCCGACGCTGCTCGCGTGATCGAGGATCGCTCGGATGTTGAACTGCTGAAGCGCGCCATCGCCGAACTGCCCGAGCGCCGGCGCCGCGTCCTCATGCTCTCGCGCATCGAGGGCCTGCCGAACCGGGAGATCGCCGCTCTCCTCGGCGTGACGGTCCGGACCGTCGAGACCGATCTCAAACAGGCAGTCGAGCATTGCGCCGAGCGCCTCAAACGCCCCGCGCGCGACAAATTCGGTTTTCAGCGCTTTGCATCGTCTCACCTACAGAGATATGTCGATCGGGGCCATCCGCTCTTGACCGGCATGGGCGGGAAAGCGCTGGATCGTGACGAAGCGAAACCATCAGGTCGATCACTTAGATCCGTTAGTCCGTGA
- a CDS encoding putative porin, whose protein sequence is MTKRQLAGTAAILLALSGTASAQDDTSPGKRPTVSRDAPPSSNATVNLINLLVKQGTLSEDQAAALIKQADDEAYVARQAMREATTKAEGAEKAATTATEAVSPPGTKRVTYVPEIVKEQLRDEIRAEVMAKAEKENWASPGKYPEWAQRIRFSGDVRARYEGDHFPAGNGSLFENFNAINTGSPFSEDILNPYFPPTYNATQDRNRFRFRARLGADVDLFDGFTAGLRIATGENSSPVSTNQTFGTNAGNFSKYALWLDRAFVKYQPVQDFVGSVGRFDNPFWSPTDLVWYKDIGFDGFAIQAKQEVAEGFTPFFVGGAFPVFNTDLNAGLNTATISGPTKVPSRDKWLFGVQGGFGARLDPETSLTLAFAYYDFTNVKGKLSSECLVITASDVCDTDLLRPSFAQKGNTYMRLRNIPLITVPFTTTPYQYYGLASDFRPVVASAQLDFAQFNPIHIILDGEYIWNTAFDRAAVAAVAVWPNNFAGTPDGSPGPYNGGNQGWLARLTVGNKEVKHLWDWNAHVGYKYLQSDAMVDAFVDSDFGLGGTNLKGYFIGGNVGLGENIWASVRWMSANNIAGLPYAVDVVQLDLNARF, encoded by the coding sequence ATGACGAAGCGACAGCTTGCGGGGACCGCAGCCATCCTGCTTGCGCTTTCCGGCACCGCCTCGGCTCAGGACGATACGTCTCCTGGCAAGCGCCCGACCGTGTCGCGCGACGCGCCGCCATCGTCGAACGCAACCGTCAACCTGATCAACCTGCTGGTGAAGCAGGGCACGCTGAGCGAGGACCAGGCGGCGGCTTTGATCAAACAGGCGGACGACGAAGCCTATGTCGCCCGCCAGGCTATGCGTGAGGCCACCACCAAGGCGGAAGGCGCCGAGAAGGCGGCGACGACTGCCACGGAAGCGGTCTCGCCGCCCGGCACCAAGCGCGTCACCTATGTCCCCGAGATCGTCAAGGAGCAGCTGCGCGACGAAATTCGCGCCGAGGTGATGGCGAAGGCGGAGAAGGAGAACTGGGCCTCGCCGGGCAAGTATCCGGAGTGGGCGCAGCGAATCCGGTTCTCCGGCGACGTCCGCGCGCGTTATGAGGGCGACCATTTCCCGGCCGGAAATGGTAGTCTCTTCGAAAATTTCAACGCGATCAATACCGGGTCTCCCTTTAGCGAGGATATCCTGAATCCCTACTTTCCACCCACCTACAATGCGACCCAAGACCGTAACCGCTTCCGCTTCCGCGCGCGCCTTGGTGCCGACGTCGATCTGTTCGATGGGTTCACCGCAGGCCTGAGAATCGCGACGGGAGAAAACAGTTCGCCAGTCTCAACCAATCAGACATTTGGCACGAACGCTGGAAATTTCTCGAAGTACGCGCTCTGGCTCGACCGCGCTTTCGTCAAATATCAGCCAGTGCAGGACTTCGTTGGATCTGTCGGCCGATTCGACAACCCATTCTGGTCGCCGACGGATCTGGTCTGGTACAAGGATATCGGCTTCGACGGTTTCGCAATTCAGGCCAAGCAGGAAGTTGCCGAGGGCTTCACGCCCTTCTTCGTAGGCGGTGCCTTTCCTGTCTTCAACACCGATCTGAATGCGGGACTCAATACTGCCACGATATCAGGACCAACGAAGGTGCCGAGCCGAGACAAGTGGCTGTTCGGCGTTCAAGGTGGCTTTGGCGCAAGACTCGATCCCGAAACCAGTCTCACCTTGGCGTTTGCCTACTATGACTTCACCAATGTGAAAGGTAAGCTTTCCAGCGAATGCCTTGTCATTACGGCAAGCGACGTCTGCGACACGGATTTGCTGCGACCGTCCTTCGCGCAGAAGGGCAACACCTATATGCGCTTGCGCAACATTCCGCTCATTACCGTCCCTTTCACGACGACCCCGTATCAGTACTACGGCCTTGCCAGCGACTTCCGGCCGGTCGTCGCGAGCGCTCAGCTCGACTTCGCACAGTTCAATCCGATTCACATCATCCTTGATGGTGAATATATCTGGAACACCGCGTTTGACCGTGCCGCAGTCGCGGCCGTCGCGGTGTGGCCGAACAATTTTGCGGGCACACCGGACGGCAGCCCGGGTCCCTATAACGGCGGTAATCAGGGGTGGCTCGCCCGCCTGACCGTCGGCAACAAGGAGGTCAAGCATCTTTGGGACTGGAATGCGCATGTCGGCTATAAATACCTGCAATCCGACGCGATGGTGGATGCGTTCGTTGATTCCGACTTTGGTCTCGGCGGCACCAATCTCAAGGGCTACTTCATCGGCGGTAATGTCGGTCTCGGCGAGAACATCTGGGCGTCGGTGCGCTGGATGAGCGCCAACAACATCGCAGGCCTGCCTTACGCGGTCGACGTCGTCCAGCTTGATCTCAATGCGAGGTTCTGA
- the gspM gene encoding type II secretion system protein GspM — MISMQRVETLLVRFPVAAAAAYVALIVLFLFVTIGTALDILERRGAAAATLEALARMDARGPERAPAARVAVRVPPGSPFLEGSSASLAGAALLQRVVAATKRVNGNTLSSQVDLQGSKAKAGFITATSNFEIDSTQLQPLLYDLEAGMPFLFVDELVVQAQSTWTQGGKLRVQLGVSGQRQSQK, encoded by the coding sequence ATGATCAGCATGCAGCGGGTCGAAACCCTTCTCGTACGATTTCCGGTCGCGGCGGCCGCCGCCTACGTTGCGCTCATCGTGCTGTTCCTGTTCGTCACGATCGGCACTGCGCTTGACATCCTGGAGCGGCGTGGAGCGGCGGCCGCCACCCTCGAAGCCCTGGCGCGGATGGACGCTCGCGGTCCGGAACGTGCCCCGGCGGCCCGGGTTGCCGTCCGTGTTCCGCCAGGCTCGCCATTCCTCGAGGGCAGCAGCGCCTCGCTCGCCGGCGCCGCGCTGCTCCAGCGCGTCGTGGCGGCGACGAAGCGGGTGAATGGGAACACACTGTCCTCGCAGGTCGATCTCCAGGGCTCGAAAGCCAAAGCTGGCTTCATTACAGCGACCTCGAACTTCGAGATCGATTCCACACAGCTCCAGCCGCTTCTGTACGATCTCGAAGCGGGAATGCCGTTTCTGTTTGTCGACGAGTTGGTCGTGCAGGCGCAGTCAACCTGGACGCAGGGCGGAAAGCTGCGTGTGCAGCTTGGCGTCTCGGGACAGCGCCAAAGCCAGAAATGA
- a CDS encoding biopolymer transporter ExbD has protein sequence MQVQSESKPYDDINITPMLDLAYVLLVIFIIMTTATVQGMKVNLPKASAAPSLAQQTTKAITVANDGKLFLDTIPVTLPELEQRLVQQRALTPEFPIVVRGDAQTQYQNVVDVLDMLGRLNFTQVGMATKPVAR, from the coding sequence ATGCAAGTCCAGTCCGAAAGCAAGCCGTACGACGACATCAACATCACGCCGATGCTCGATCTCGCCTATGTGCTCCTGGTGATCTTCATCATCATGACCACGGCGACCGTGCAGGGCATGAAGGTGAACTTGCCCAAGGCGAGCGCGGCGCCGAGCCTTGCGCAGCAGACCACGAAGGCGATCACGGTCGCCAACGACGGCAAGCTGTTCCTCGACACCATCCCGGTGACGCTGCCTGAGCTCGAGCAAAGGCTGGTGCAGCAGCGTGCGCTGACGCCGGAGTTTCCGATCGTGGTGCGCGGCGACGCCCAGACCCAATACCAGAACGTCGTCGACGTGCTCGATATGCTCGGCCGCCTCAACTTCACGCAGGTCGGCATGGCGACCAAGCCGGTGGCGCGGTGA
- a CDS encoding DUF4880 domain-containing protein → MRLKSGEATIADAEQLMDWRGKSSAHEHAFRDAVKCWRAIGQALATGRPAPAVRRRRPTAGKKRA, encoded by the coding sequence ATGCGGCTGAAGTCCGGCGAGGCGACGATCGCCGATGCCGAACAACTGATGGACTGGCGCGGCAAGAGTTCCGCTCATGAGCATGCATTCCGCGACGCCGTAAAATGCTGGCGTGCCATCGGCCAAGCGCTGGCCACCGGCCGCCCGGCCCCGGCAGTGCGGCGCCGGCGCCCAACGGCCGGCAAGAAGCGCGCATGA
- a CDS encoding MotA/TolQ/ExbB proton channel family protein — MSLLRFGSRRGFGLSAPVMLFLVLLAILWPKPAAAWWNDQWTLRKKITIDTGQSGAGISEAIGPTPILVRLHVGNFRFGAAKEDGGDLRFVAGDDKTPIKHHVEKYDSLLGEALIWVSVPDLKPGTKNDIWLYYGNQKAPTAVDAKGTYDPDTLLVYHFNDRATPAQDVTAWANSAQSAVPAADGAIIGQGARFDGQTALTLPGSPSLVVAEGGELTWSLWVKMTAPQPGAVLFARAEGANGVTVGLDNGVAFVEVTNGGNTQRSAGGTAIAAGTWHHIAFTAKATQITLYVDGNQAATLAAGLPTMTGVAQLGGAPAAAPAPAPAADASTGAPAGDAAETPAPAAAPTSPVVGFAGDIDEFQIAKVARPAGFIKLAAIGQGPDQAKLISFSVDEETSGWFSGGYFGVILRSVTLDGWVVIGLLAIMALISWYVMVDRISYLNRVSGGNEIFLKHFRETSTDISGLLQLDSQENDPSFGGELGKKQCKAVHAAPLYRLFAAGAQEIRRRFSGGGYRRLSPQAIQSIRAVLDSGFVRESQRLNRLMVMLTIAISGGPFLGLLGTVVGVMITFAAIAASGDVNVNAIAPGIAAALVATVAGLGVAIPSLFAYNYLTIRIKDVSSEMQVFVDEFITRIAESYELPEEPVKQAAE; from the coding sequence ATGTCGCTCCTTCGCTTTGGATCACGCCGCGGATTTGGCCTGAGCGCGCCGGTGATGCTCTTTCTCGTTCTTCTTGCAATATTGTGGCCGAAGCCTGCGGCGGCCTGGTGGAACGATCAGTGGACGTTGCGCAAGAAGATCACCATCGACACCGGCCAGTCCGGTGCGGGTATCAGCGAGGCCATTGGCCCGACGCCGATCCTGGTGCGCCTGCATGTCGGCAATTTCCGCTTCGGCGCAGCGAAGGAGGATGGCGGCGATCTTCGCTTCGTCGCGGGCGACGACAAGACCCCGATCAAGCACCATGTCGAGAAATATGACTCGCTGCTGGGTGAGGCGCTGATCTGGGTCAGCGTTCCCGATCTGAAGCCGGGCACCAAGAACGACATCTGGCTCTATTACGGGAATCAGAAGGCGCCGACGGCGGTCGATGCAAAGGGCACCTACGATCCCGACACCCTGCTGGTCTATCATTTCAATGACCGGGCAACGCCGGCGCAGGACGTCACCGCCTGGGCGAATAGCGCGCAGAGCGCGGTGCCGGCCGCCGATGGCGCCATCATCGGCCAGGGCGCGCGCTTCGACGGACAGACCGCGTTGACGCTGCCCGGCTCGCCGTCGCTTGTCGTTGCCGAAGGGGGCGAACTCACCTGGTCGCTCTGGGTCAAGATGACCGCGCCACAGCCGGGTGCCGTGTTGTTCGCTCGCGCCGAAGGCGCGAACGGGGTCACCGTCGGATTGGACAACGGTGTCGCGTTCGTGGAGGTCACAAACGGCGGCAATACGCAGCGCAGTGCCGGCGGCACGGCGATTGCCGCCGGGACATGGCATCACATCGCGTTCACGGCGAAGGCGACCCAGATCACTCTCTATGTCGACGGCAACCAAGCCGCGACGCTTGCCGCCGGCTTGCCGACCATGACCGGTGTGGCGCAGCTCGGCGGTGCGCCTGCGGCCGCTCCGGCCCCGGCTCCTGCCGCCGATGCCTCGACAGGCGCGCCCGCGGGCGATGCTGCTGAAACGCCTGCGCCCGCGGCTGCACCGACAAGCCCGGTCGTGGGATTTGCGGGCGACATCGACGAGTTCCAGATCGCGAAGGTCGCGCGGCCGGCCGGCTTCATCAAATTGGCGGCGATCGGGCAGGGGCCTGATCAGGCCAAGTTGATCTCGTTCAGCGTCGATGAGGAAACGTCGGGCTGGTTCAGTGGCGGCTATTTCGGCGTCATCCTGCGTTCGGTGACGCTGGACGGCTGGGTCGTCATCGGCCTGCTCGCGATCATGGCGTTGATCAGCTGGTACGTCATGGTTGATCGCATCTCGTATCTGAACCGGGTGTCGGGCGGCAACGAGATCTTCCTCAAGCATTTTCGCGAGACGTCGACCGACATCAGCGGTCTGCTTCAGCTCGACAGCCAGGAGAACGATCCGAGCTTCGGCGGCGAGCTCGGCAAGAAGCAGTGCAAAGCGGTGCATGCCGCGCCGCTCTATCGCTTGTTTGCGGCCGGCGCGCAGGAAATCCGGCGGCGCTTTTCGGGTGGCGGCTACCGCCGGCTTTCGCCGCAGGCGATCCAGTCGATCCGCGCCGTGCTCGACAGCGGCTTCGTGCGGGAGAGTCAGCGCCTCAACCGCCTGATGGTGATGCTCACCATCGCGATCTCCGGTGGCCCGTTCCTTGGCCTGCTCGGCACCGTCGTGGGCGTCATGATCACCTTCGCAGCGATCGCGGCCAGCGGCGACGTCAACGTCAACGCCATCGCGCCGGGCATCGCCGCCGCGCTGGTCGCGACCGTCGCCGGTCTCGGCGTCGCGATCCCGTCTCTGTTTGCCTACAACTACCTGACGATCCGCATCAAGGACGTCAGCAGCGAGATGCAGGTCTTCGTCGATGAGTTCATCACGAGGATTGCGGAGTCCTACGAACTGCCGGAAGAGCCGGTGAAGCAGGCGGCGGAGTGA
- a CDS encoding polysaccharide biosynthesis/export family protein, with protein sequence MRLRNFLAIACCLVCSLLLGGCGFISMSGPASIDVKTENTTVLPFAVVKLTPDIVHLLEKFEPNGLPGALADSRPPSSIRFGIGDIISVTIFEASAGGLYVPLEAGVRPGNFVNLPDQAVDNDGNITVPYAGRIRAAGRTNVQIQDDILAQIKKRAIDPQVVVTSSQQRSSLVSVFGEVRTPVRFPMPAAGAQDRITDAITRAGGISGAGWETWVVLERSGKRATVPFGNLVYFPASNIFVQPGDRIYLYREPMKFIAFGATGQQGEFNFDAWRINLTQAVAKAGGLLDLQADPASVFLYRREPREVAQQLGVDCSKYDGETVPVIFNVNFQDPAGYFVATKMQMRPFDVLYAANAPAVDITKVLTFINTAVVTADNGVTLVDDVKVARSKL encoded by the coding sequence ATGCGATTGAGAAACTTCCTGGCGATCGCATGCTGTCTCGTCTGCTCGCTGCTGCTTGGTGGCTGCGGATTCATTTCGATGTCGGGTCCGGCCAGCATTGACGTCAAGACCGAGAATACGACCGTGCTGCCGTTCGCCGTGGTCAAGCTGACGCCCGACATCGTGCACCTGCTCGAGAAGTTCGAACCGAACGGCTTGCCCGGAGCTCTGGCCGATAGCCGCCCTCCCTCGAGCATTCGCTTCGGCATCGGCGACATCATTAGCGTCACGATCTTCGAAGCATCCGCCGGCGGCTTGTACGTACCGCTGGAGGCTGGCGTGCGTCCGGGAAATTTCGTCAACCTGCCGGATCAAGCCGTTGATAATGACGGTAACATCACAGTGCCTTATGCTGGTAGAATACGTGCGGCGGGGCGCACCAATGTGCAGATCCAGGACGACATTCTGGCACAGATCAAAAAGCGCGCGATCGATCCGCAGGTCGTCGTCACATCGAGCCAGCAGCGCTCGTCCTTGGTCAGCGTATTCGGCGAAGTCAGGACGCCGGTGCGCTTCCCGATGCCTGCCGCGGGCGCGCAGGACCGGATCACCGACGCGATCACCCGTGCCGGCGGGATCAGCGGCGCCGGCTGGGAGACCTGGGTGGTGCTCGAGCGCAGCGGCAAGCGCGCCACGGTACCGTTTGGAAATCTGGTCTATTTCCCGGCCAGCAACATCTTCGTGCAACCTGGTGATCGGATCTATCTCTACCGCGAGCCGATGAAATTCATCGCGTTCGGCGCGACCGGCCAGCAGGGTGAATTCAATTTCGATGCCTGGCGCATTAACCTCACCCAGGCGGTCGCGAAGGCGGGCGGGCTGCTCGACTTGCAGGCCGATCCTGCTTCGGTCTTTCTCTACCGCCGCGAGCCGCGCGAAGTGGCCCAGCAGCTCGGGGTCGACTGCTCGAAATACGACGGCGAAACCGTGCCGGTCATCTTCAACGTCAACTTCCAGGATCCGGCGGGCTACTTTGTCGCCACCAAGATGCAGATGCGTCCGTTCGACGTGCTTTATGCTGCCAATGCCCCGGCGGTCGACATCACCAAGGTCTTGACCTTCATCAATACGGCCGTCGTAACGGCCGATAACGGGGTGACACTCGTCGACGACGTCAAGGTGGCTCGAAGCAAGCTCTGA
- a CDS encoding transglycosylase SLT domain-containing protein, giving the protein MLEPFAPRPLTAADFPPANPLLANYTYRTSAIFGRDWRAGRAQYRQLIERESLAFDLSPALVDAVMAVESRYNPGVVGMDGEVGLMQVMMPTARMMGFTGTSTELASPDVNVHYGVQYLAGAWRRAGGDLCTATMKYRAGHGETRFSYLSVEYCARVRAHLVANGVAVTGSVPQPSFGRSPAPGRSPGNGSARSRVLSGTGTINFAELNTRLRSAAERKSPSDLR; this is encoded by the coding sequence GTGCTCGAGCCGTTTGCTCCGCGGCCGCTCACCGCGGCTGATTTTCCACCCGCCAATCCGCTTCTCGCGAATTACACTTACCGGACAAGCGCCATATTTGGTCGCGACTGGCGCGCCGGGCGCGCCCAGTACCGCCAGCTCATCGAGCGTGAATCGCTTGCCTTCGATCTGTCGCCGGCGCTCGTCGATGCCGTGATGGCGGTCGAGAGCAGGTATAATCCGGGCGTGGTCGGCATGGATGGCGAGGTCGGACTGATGCAGGTGATGATGCCGACCGCGCGGATGATGGGATTCACGGGAACATCGACGGAACTCGCTTCGCCGGACGTCAACGTGCATTATGGCGTGCAGTATCTCGCTGGTGCCTGGCGCCGCGCCGGTGGTGACCTCTGCACGGCGACGATGAAATACCGTGCAGGCCACGGGGAGACACGGTTTTCCTACCTTTCAGTCGAGTACTGCGCGCGTGTCCGCGCGCACCTGGTAGCTAACGGTGTTGCCGTCACCGGGTCCGTTCCGCAACCAAGTTTCGGGAGATCTCCGGCGCCCGGAAGATCTCCCGGCAACGGATCCGCGCGTAGCCGCGTGCTCTCGGGGACCGGCACGATCAATTTCGCTGAGCTCAACACGCGCCTGCGCAGCGCCGCCGAGCGAAAGTCTCCGTCCGATCTGCGCTGA